In Kocuria turfanensis, a single genomic region encodes these proteins:
- a CDS encoding DUF3320 domain-containing protein: MPETLPSEAIQRAALAMARTLGPWVGSHAPEPGDPQSWVAQAQREDRLNGRPARRYSLHDPRFLLRLLIQEWRQFDHQVTPLHSSYARELTHCLNVCAHEPLTLTAADAERAVDTMRLLLESLGLAESGAPARPAAVEAADEPEEAAEAPGPRAPWPPAVNVPEPVDESGAAHEGVPADRDDLPPGTRAATVAAGPLTVTVLFREAVNYALVNNGVSPLLEIRVRNSDPAVPHALEQLVLVLDDADAEASMGTPRRFDRLLVAPADEVLLDGADLAWPLSHTAFAALDEARTVSLRINATVDGEVATGTTSVRLLARDEWYARSIPELLAAFITPNAPAVRQILDGASDLLAERTGSPSLDGYQSGPERAVEIGRALYDALAAFEIRYIEPPASFEATGQKVRPVEQVLSERWGTCLDLTVAYAAALEQAGLHPVVVRVPGHAFAGFLTAEAQLPELALADRGVLQNFVRGGLLLPVETTALVAGQDIGFDDARQATARHWGPDGEVLHVLDVAAAHRRIRPLPRVRVEGGTVVVEVEKTPEAPLPGHGSGRRAAGATGAAVDRTAHPARVARWRSALLDLSLRNPLLKLKRTGSVSLSVPERALPDFEDQLASGERLRLRPADDLSEIHVAQGRHSAAQLPEEVLQEVLRTERAVHTDHTVARHERTLDGLRRKAKVVIEETGANNLFVTIGALSWKDRAGKEGLAPLFLLPVTLTGRKNQTFHVQVEDGAEARPNYCLVEKLKQDYGLEIPVLSEPPADENGMDVAQVFEELRRSLALSGLPFTVEPDVRLAMLQFSTLEMWRDLSENWESFLENPLVGHLVRTPTAPFDDPVEAPETDELDESRRYLPVPTDGSQLRAVTWATAGRTFVLEGPPGTGKSQTITNMIADSLAAGRKVLFVAEKQAALQVVRERLEKVGLGPLTLELHGRQQSIKSVRSQLVDSWDARVRRPASAFGVLRDQHAAAVADLARYPHALHRPTRGRSVWEAHQNVLALTGSSAEPAAEDGIVVPGTLVAEPERAETVFRTASALEQLLPDLGHAPDDDEWSLAGPEAPSAEEPGGPVLQPVRTLLAALDGLDERVTALLRTTDDVARWRTLAAWLPFLDQGRAMPPAHYREIITVTWHQEMRQALDDIRQVLDQHGPLLQSLHPAAFAADLTPHRQALAEAQGKLFGKKKAVQSVVDGLRPLVVSADTSALHDPSGFLDALHAVQWAEQDLGARVRALLPSGLRWSLTDPDPLTVPGSVLAFAEALEPVLAAFPGQDGALGALFTGAAGPTAGRGSSRTELAPGTASFVEAWTAALDFLGATDASVRRWQEDSPVPDRLAETAAVWQDQVDRQRDRRLRSYRAVDAQLREIEDAGFGRLAGDLRAGTVPVSGLAERLQRAVAYEVRADTLEEANLTSFDAAVRDRQVESYLELSAQVRRRMRADLPAQVLAATGINREKLTKQQVEFNRLIHQKRGGSIREIMEKTGSVLLDLTPCLLMSPHSVSKYLPVGSVDFDVVVFDEASQIRVADAIGAMGRSKAVVVVGDSQQMPPSSMFAAAAGEDELDGAEEDGLTVADQDSILTEAVDSNVQSLGLTWHYRSQDESLIAFSNRRYYRGELSSFPAPPEPRPGLGVRWERVDGEFDGGAGGTRTNEVEAQRIVDEVIGLLREDPEASIGVVTFNTQQRDLVLDKLEQSTVRAVQAALVRAEDPLFVKNLENVQGDERDVILFSLAFSRNRESGTLRLNFGPLTTAGGQRRLNVAITRARRAITIFSSFGPEDIDLARTSSEGLRHLREYLVFAREQGHDDAHVPTGESWDLHRQDVAAALRSAGLEVAEDIGMSNFRVDLAARTSPEHAWVGILLDGPAWARRSIVSDRDALPTQVLTGAMGWRYLERVWLPAWIRSRGTVVQEISDTAQRATKASEEPPVEDGVVDGLDTAAPSTGSGSSADPELERDQELVPVGAPPTAPGPDEEHVLVAGHGGTTTVRPQAPVGPADAAAVIDDRGDDRGDDLDPVNPGPSTGTGPTDDLYQPAPHRVAGERAVLDALTAPGNKRLVRGHLEEIVAAEGPVEAQRLARLLANRFGLQRVQAQRQEAILGCLPTARRSRSVLGTFYWPEDTAPEEYTGYRRTPADGEKRRVTEIAPQEIGNAVLDVLGSEGPSPAPDVMQFLNDVFGFNRTGREIRERYQQVLDLLERDGRLVRQDEVLAVSAAG, translated from the coding sequence GTGCCCGAAACCCTTCCGTCCGAAGCGATCCAGCGCGCCGCTCTGGCCATGGCCCGCACCCTCGGCCCCTGGGTCGGGAGCCACGCCCCCGAGCCGGGCGACCCCCAGTCATGGGTGGCGCAGGCACAGCGGGAGGACAGGCTCAACGGCCGGCCGGCTCGCAGGTACAGCCTGCACGACCCGCGCTTCCTGCTTCGCCTGCTGATCCAGGAGTGGCGGCAGTTCGACCACCAGGTCACCCCGCTGCACAGCAGCTACGCCCGGGAGCTGACGCACTGCCTGAACGTGTGCGCCCACGAGCCGCTGACTCTCACGGCGGCGGACGCCGAGCGGGCCGTCGACACCATGCGCCTGCTGCTGGAGAGCCTCGGCCTGGCCGAGTCGGGGGCACCGGCACGGCCGGCAGCCGTCGAGGCCGCCGACGAGCCCGAGGAGGCGGCCGAAGCCCCGGGCCCCCGGGCACCGTGGCCTCCTGCCGTGAACGTCCCGGAGCCCGTGGACGAGTCGGGGGCCGCGCACGAGGGGGTCCCCGCGGACCGGGACGACCTGCCGCCGGGCACCCGCGCGGCGACCGTGGCCGCCGGCCCGCTCACCGTCACGGTCCTGTTCCGGGAGGCGGTGAACTACGCGCTGGTCAACAACGGGGTCAGCCCGCTGCTGGAGATCCGCGTCCGCAACAGCGACCCGGCGGTGCCGCACGCGCTCGAGCAGCTGGTCCTCGTGCTCGACGACGCCGACGCCGAGGCGTCGATGGGCACTCCGCGCCGCTTCGACCGTCTGCTGGTCGCTCCGGCCGACGAGGTCCTGCTCGACGGCGCGGACCTCGCCTGGCCCCTGAGCCACACGGCCTTCGCGGCTCTCGACGAAGCCCGCACGGTCTCGCTGCGCATCAACGCGACCGTGGACGGCGAGGTGGCCACCGGGACCACGAGCGTGCGGCTGCTGGCGCGGGACGAGTGGTACGCCCGCTCGATCCCGGAGCTGCTCGCGGCGTTCATCACACCCAACGCGCCGGCGGTCCGGCAGATCCTCGACGGGGCCTCCGACCTGCTCGCAGAGCGCACCGGCAGCCCGTCCCTGGACGGGTACCAGAGCGGCCCCGAACGTGCGGTGGAGATCGGCCGGGCCCTCTACGACGCCCTGGCCGCCTTCGAGATCCGCTACATCGAGCCCCCGGCCTCCTTCGAGGCCACCGGGCAGAAGGTCCGGCCCGTGGAGCAGGTGCTCTCCGAGCGGTGGGGCACGTGCCTGGACCTCACGGTCGCCTACGCCGCTGCGCTGGAGCAGGCGGGTCTGCACCCGGTCGTCGTGCGCGTTCCCGGACATGCTTTCGCCGGGTTCCTCACGGCCGAGGCGCAGCTGCCGGAGCTCGCGCTCGCCGACCGCGGTGTCCTCCAGAACTTCGTCCGCGGCGGCCTGCTGCTGCCCGTGGAGACCACGGCGCTGGTGGCCGGCCAGGACATCGGTTTCGACGACGCCCGCCAGGCGACCGCCCGGCACTGGGGTCCCGACGGGGAGGTGCTGCACGTGCTCGACGTCGCGGCGGCCCACCGCCGCATCCGGCCGCTGCCGCGGGTGCGGGTCGAGGGCGGCACCGTCGTCGTCGAGGTCGAGAAGACGCCCGAGGCTCCCCTGCCGGGGCACGGCTCCGGGCGCCGGGCGGCCGGCGCGACCGGCGCGGCCGTGGATCGCACCGCCCACCCGGCCAGGGTGGCCCGGTGGCGCTCCGCGCTGCTGGACCTGAGCCTGCGCAACCCGCTGCTGAAGCTGAAGAGGACCGGCTCCGTGTCCCTCAGCGTCCCCGAACGGGCGCTCCCCGACTTCGAGGACCAGCTCGCCAGCGGCGAGAGACTGCGGCTTCGTCCCGCGGACGACCTGTCCGAGATCCACGTCGCCCAGGGCCGGCACTCCGCCGCCCAGTTGCCGGAGGAGGTCCTCCAGGAGGTGCTGCGCACCGAACGGGCGGTGCACACCGACCACACGGTCGCCCGGCACGAGCGGACCCTGGACGGTCTGCGGCGCAAGGCCAAGGTCGTGATCGAGGAGACCGGTGCGAACAACCTCTTCGTGACCATCGGCGCCCTGTCCTGGAAGGACCGGGCGGGCAAGGAGGGCCTCGCCCCGCTGTTCCTGCTGCCCGTCACGCTCACCGGCCGGAAGAACCAGACGTTCCACGTTCAGGTCGAGGACGGCGCCGAGGCCCGGCCCAACTACTGCCTCGTCGAGAAGCTCAAGCAGGACTACGGGCTGGAGATCCCCGTGCTGTCCGAACCTCCGGCCGACGAGAACGGCATGGATGTCGCCCAGGTCTTCGAGGAGCTCCGGCGGTCCCTGGCCCTGAGCGGTCTGCCGTTCACCGTGGAGCCGGACGTCCGGCTGGCGATGCTGCAGTTCTCGACGCTCGAGATGTGGCGGGATCTGTCGGAGAACTGGGAGTCCTTCCTGGAGAACCCCCTGGTCGGGCACCTGGTGCGGACCCCCACGGCACCGTTCGACGACCCGGTCGAGGCCCCGGAGACCGACGAGCTGGACGAGTCGCGCCGGTATCTGCCCGTCCCCACCGACGGCTCACAGCTGAGAGCGGTCACCTGGGCCACGGCCGGACGAACCTTCGTGCTCGAGGGCCCTCCCGGCACCGGCAAGTCCCAGACGATCACCAACATGATCGCGGACAGCCTCGCCGCCGGGCGCAAGGTGCTGTTCGTCGCGGAGAAGCAGGCCGCGCTGCAGGTCGTGCGGGAGCGGCTCGAGAAGGTCGGCCTCGGTCCCCTGACCCTCGAGCTGCACGGGAGGCAGCAGAGCATCAAGAGCGTCCGGAGTCAGCTCGTGGACTCGTGGGACGCCCGGGTCCGCCGTCCTGCGTCGGCGTTCGGCGTCCTCCGGGACCAGCACGCCGCCGCTGTCGCGGACCTCGCCCGCTACCCGCACGCCCTCCACCGCCCGACGCGCGGTCGCAGCGTCTGGGAGGCCCACCAGAACGTCCTGGCCCTCACCGGCTCGTCGGCGGAACCCGCCGCGGAGGACGGCATCGTCGTCCCCGGCACGCTCGTGGCCGAGCCGGAGCGCGCCGAGACGGTGTTCCGCACCGCGAGCGCCCTGGAACAGCTGCTGCCGGACCTCGGCCACGCCCCCGACGACGACGAGTGGTCGCTGGCGGGCCCGGAGGCACCCTCGGCCGAAGAGCCCGGTGGCCCGGTCCTGCAGCCGGTCCGGACGCTCCTCGCCGCACTCGACGGCCTCGACGAGCGCGTGACCGCGCTGCTGCGCACGACCGACGACGTCGCGCGCTGGCGGACGCTGGCCGCCTGGCTGCCGTTCCTCGACCAGGGCCGCGCCATGCCGCCCGCGCACTACCGCGAGATCATCACCGTGACGTGGCACCAGGAGATGCGACAGGCCCTCGACGACATCCGGCAGGTGCTCGACCAGCACGGACCGCTCCTGCAGTCACTGCACCCGGCCGCCTTCGCCGCTGACCTCACCCCCCACCGCCAGGCCCTGGCCGAGGCCCAGGGCAAGCTCTTCGGGAAGAAGAAGGCCGTGCAGTCCGTGGTCGACGGCCTGCGGCCCCTCGTGGTGTCGGCCGACACGAGCGCCCTCCACGATCCTTCGGGATTCCTCGACGCCCTCCACGCCGTCCAGTGGGCCGAGCAGGACCTGGGCGCACGCGTGCGGGCGCTGCTGCCCTCCGGGCTCCGCTGGTCCCTGACCGACCCGGACCCGCTCACGGTCCCCGGCTCGGTCCTGGCCTTCGCCGAGGCCCTGGAACCGGTCCTCGCCGCGTTCCCGGGCCAGGACGGGGCCCTGGGCGCCCTGTTCACCGGGGCGGCCGGACCCACCGCGGGACGAGGCTCCTCCCGGACCGAGCTGGCGCCGGGCACTGCCTCCTTCGTCGAGGCCTGGACGGCGGCGCTCGACTTCCTGGGCGCCACGGACGCCTCCGTGCGACGGTGGCAGGAGGACAGCCCCGTCCCCGACCGGCTCGCCGAGACGGCGGCCGTCTGGCAGGACCAGGTGGACCGGCAGCGCGACCGACGACTGCGCAGCTACCGCGCGGTGGACGCCCAGCTCCGGGAGATCGAGGATGCGGGCTTCGGTCGGCTCGCCGGGGATCTGCGGGCCGGCACGGTCCCGGTCAGCGGCCTGGCCGAGCGGCTCCAGCGCGCGGTGGCGTACGAGGTGCGGGCGGACACGCTCGAGGAGGCGAACCTGACCTCCTTCGACGCCGCGGTGCGCGACCGCCAGGTGGAGAGCTACCTCGAGCTCTCCGCGCAGGTGCGCCGGAGGATGCGGGCGGACCTGCCGGCCCAGGTGCTCGCCGCGACCGGCATCAACCGGGAGAAGCTGACGAAGCAGCAGGTGGAGTTCAACCGGCTCATCCACCAGAAGCGCGGCGGATCCATCCGGGAGATCATGGAGAAGACCGGCTCCGTCCTCCTGGACCTGACCCCGTGCCTGCTCATGAGCCCGCACTCGGTCTCCAAGTACCTGCCCGTCGGATCGGTGGACTTCGACGTCGTGGTCTTCGACGAGGCCTCCCAGATCCGGGTGGCCGACGCCATCGGGGCCATGGGCCGGTCGAAGGCGGTCGTCGTGGTGGGTGACTCCCAGCAGATGCCGCCCAGCTCGATGTTCGCCGCCGCCGCCGGCGAGGACGAGCTGGACGGCGCCGAGGAGGACGGGCTGACCGTCGCGGACCAGGACTCCATCCTCACCGAGGCCGTCGACTCCAACGTGCAGAGCCTCGGCCTCACCTGGCACTACCGCAGCCAGGACGAGTCCCTCATCGCCTTCTCCAACCGCCGGTACTACCGCGGAGAGCTCTCCAGCTTCCCCGCCCCGCCCGAGCCCCGCCCGGGTCTCGGCGTCCGCTGGGAGCGCGTGGACGGCGAGTTCGACGGCGGCGCCGGCGGGACCCGCACCAACGAGGTCGAGGCGCAACGGATCGTGGACGAGGTCATCGGGCTGCTGCGCGAGGACCCGGAGGCGTCGATCGGCGTGGTCACCTTCAACACCCAGCAGCGGGACCTCGTCCTCGACAAGCTCGAGCAGTCCACGGTGCGCGCCGTGCAGGCCGCGCTGGTGCGTGCCGAGGACCCGCTCTTCGTGAAGAACCTCGAGAACGTGCAGGGCGACGAGCGCGACGTCATCCTCTTCTCCCTGGCCTTCTCGCGGAACCGGGAGAGCGGGACGCTCCGCCTGAACTTCGGTCCGCTCACCACCGCCGGCGGACAACGGCGGCTCAACGTGGCGATCACTCGCGCCCGCCGGGCCATCACGATCTTCAGTTCCTTCGGCCCCGAGGACATCGACCTGGCCCGCACCTCGTCCGAGGGCCTGCGGCACCTGCGGGAGTACCTGGTGTTCGCGCGCGAACAGGGGCACGACGACGCCCACGTGCCCACGGGCGAGTCCTGGGACCTGCACCGGCAGGACGTCGCCGCCGCGCTGCGCTCCGCCGGGCTGGAGGTGGCGGAGGACATCGGCATGTCGAACTTCCGCGTCGACCTGGCCGCCCGGACGTCCCCGGAGCACGCGTGGGTCGGCATCCTGCTCGACGGGCCCGCCTGGGCCCGGCGGTCGATCGTCTCCGACCGGGACGCCCTCCCGACCCAGGTGCTGACCGGCGCCATGGGATGGCGATATCTCGAACGGGTGTGGCTGCCCGCCTGGATCCGCTCCCGGGGCACCGTGGTGCAGGAGATCTCGGACACCGCGCAACGAGCGACCAAGGCGTCGGAAGAGCCCCCCGTGGAGGACGGCGTCGTCGACGGGCTGGACACCGCGGCTCCGTCGACCGGGTCGGGCTCCTCCGCCGACCCCGAGCTCGAGCGCGACCAGGAGCTCGTTCCCGTCGGCGCACCGCCCACCGCGCCGGGACCCGACGAGGAGCACGTCCTCGTCGCCGGCCACGGGGGAACGACCACGGTACGTCCGCAGGCACCTGTCGGCCCGGCCGACGCCGCCGCTGTCATCGACGACCGAGGTGACGACCGGGGTGACGACCTCGACCCCGTCAACCCGGGCCCGTCCACGGGCACAGGACCGACGGACGACCTCTACCAGCCTGCTCCGCACCGCGTCGCCGGCGAACGGGCCGTGCTCGACGCCCTCACCGCTCCGGGCAACAAGCGACTGGTCCGAGGCCACCTCGAGGAGATCGTCGCGGCCGAGGGACCGGTCGAGGCCCAGCGCCTGGCGCGCCTGCTCGCCAACCGGTTCGGCCTGCAGCGGGTCCAGGCCCAGCGGCAGGAGGCCATCCTGGGCTGCCTGCCGACGGCGCGGCGGAGCAGGAGCGTCCTCGGCACCTTCTACTGGCCCGAGGACACGGCCCCGGAGGAGTACACGGGCTACCGCCGCACCCCGGCCGATGGGGAGAAGCGGCGCGTCACCGAGATCGCCCCGCAGGAGATCGGCAACGCGGTGCTCGACGTGCTGGGCTCCGAAGGCCCGTCCCCGGCGCCCGACGTGATGCAGTTCCTCAACGACGTCTTCGGCTTCAACCGGACCGGCCGCGAGATCCGCGAGCGCTACCAGCAGGTGCTCGACCTGCTGGAACGGGACGGCAGGCTCGTGCGGCAGGACGAGGTGCTCGCCGTGTCCGCGGCGGGATAG
- a CDS encoding ABC transporter ATP-binding protein: protein MDTPVIEARGLVKTFGSTTALDGFDLTVDAGQVAGFLGPNGSGKSTAIRVLLGLLRADAGTARVLGQDAWADAVQIHRRTAYVPGDTSLWPSLTGGEIIDLLTGIRGGRRRRRRRDELIERFELDPTKRARSYSKGNRQKVALVAALSAEAELYVLDEPTSGLDPLMEAVFTDEVRRLSEQGSTVLLSSHILAEVEKLCDTVTIIRAGRDVQSGTLARLRHLTRSSVTATTAADPAGLAAVAGVHHLVHEDGRLSFDVDDARVGEALRALADLGVQNLTVAPPSLEELFLRHYGDRLDEHGAGAPR from the coding sequence ATGGACACCCCGGTCATCGAGGCCCGCGGGCTCGTCAAGACCTTCGGCAGCACCACGGCCCTGGACGGCTTCGACCTGACCGTGGACGCGGGGCAGGTCGCCGGCTTCCTGGGACCCAACGGCTCCGGCAAGTCCACCGCGATCCGGGTGCTGCTGGGGCTGCTCCGGGCGGACGCCGGGACGGCGCGGGTGCTGGGCCAGGACGCCTGGGCCGACGCCGTGCAGATCCACCGCCGCACCGCCTACGTCCCCGGGGACACGAGCCTGTGGCCGAGCCTCACCGGCGGCGAGATCATCGACCTGCTCACCGGCATCCGCGGCGGCCGTCGACGCCGGCGCCGCCGCGACGAGCTGATCGAGCGCTTCGAGCTCGACCCCACGAAGAGGGCCCGCAGCTACTCCAAGGGCAACCGGCAGAAGGTGGCGCTCGTGGCGGCCCTGAGCGCCGAGGCGGAGCTCTACGTCCTGGACGAGCCGACCTCCGGGCTGGACCCGCTGATGGAGGCCGTGTTCACGGACGAGGTCCGCCGGCTCAGCGAGCAGGGCAGCACGGTGCTGCTCTCCAGCCACATCCTGGCCGAGGTGGAGAAGCTCTGCGACACCGTGACGATCATCCGGGCGGGCCGGGACGTGCAGAGCGGGACGCTGGCCCGGCTGCGCCATCTGACCCGCTCCTCCGTCACCGCGACCACGGCCGCGGACCCCGCCGGGCTGGCGGCGGTGGCCGGGGTGCACCACCTCGTGCACGAGGACGGCCGGCTGTCCTTCGACGTCGACGACGCGCGGGTCGGCGAGGCCCTCCGGGCACTGGCCGACCTGGGCGTGCAGAACCTCACCGTGGCCCCGCCCTCTCTGGAGGAGCTGTTCCTGCGGCACTACGGGGACCGGCTCGACGAGCACGGGGCGGGGGCGCCGCGATGA
- a CDS encoding ABC transporter permease, producing the protein MRTAEPWAATGRLLRLNLRLDRVRTLVWVLALAGTVWGTVLTLETTFPDDQARQARAALLESPAAIMMTGPAFGADDYTLGAMTVNELSLSVLVATAVMSILLASRHVRAEEESGRLETVRALPVGRFAPPAAALGAVAVADAAVGAAVVLALTAAGLGGPDAVAWGLATALTGLVFGAVAAVTAQLTEHARAASGTALAVLGAAFLVRGTGDVIEPTGSWLSWFSPLAWAQQTRMYVDLRWWPLALSAALTLVLLAAAVVLAQHRDLGAGLRAARPGPAAARGSLLSVTGLAHRLLRGAFLGWAAGLVLFGLAFGTLADSLEDSIADIPAITDMLVVDLDALTESFAAAMLSYLALGVVAFVVSAVLRLRGEEEAGRTGLVLAAGVPRLRWWLGWLAVVGVQALLALLLSGVALGAGVTATTGETSWTGDLALGALAYAPAVLAVGGLTAALVGVAPRVAGLSWAVVAYVVFVAWFGMLLDLPEWAMNLSPVQLTPLLPSEDWAAAPLLGLTTAGLALVAAAAAGFRRRDLIG; encoded by the coding sequence ATGAGGACCGCCGAGCCGTGGGCGGCCACCGGCCGGCTGCTCCGACTGAACCTGCGGCTGGACCGGGTGCGGACCCTCGTGTGGGTGCTGGCTCTGGCCGGGACCGTCTGGGGGACCGTGCTCACGCTGGAGACGACCTTCCCGGACGACCAGGCCCGTCAGGCCAGAGCGGCGCTGCTGGAGAGCCCCGCGGCGATCATGATGACCGGCCCGGCCTTCGGCGCCGACGACTACACGCTGGGCGCCATGACGGTCAACGAGCTGAGCCTGTCGGTGCTCGTGGCGACCGCCGTGATGAGCATCCTGCTCGCGAGCCGGCACGTGCGCGCGGAGGAGGAGTCCGGGCGCCTGGAGACCGTCCGCGCCCTGCCCGTGGGCCGGTTCGCCCCGCCCGCGGCCGCCCTCGGGGCGGTCGCCGTGGCGGACGCGGCGGTCGGCGCCGCGGTCGTGCTGGCGCTGACCGCCGCGGGGCTCGGCGGCCCCGACGCCGTGGCCTGGGGGCTGGCGACGGCGCTGACCGGCCTGGTCTTCGGCGCGGTGGCCGCCGTGACCGCCCAGCTGACGGAGCACGCCCGGGCGGCGTCCGGCACGGCCCTGGCCGTGCTCGGGGCCGCCTTCCTGGTGCGCGGGACCGGGGACGTGATCGAGCCGACCGGCTCCTGGCTGTCCTGGTTCTCCCCGCTCGCCTGGGCGCAGCAGACCCGGATGTACGTGGACCTGCGCTGGTGGCCGCTGGCGCTGTCCGCGGCGCTGACCCTGGTCCTGCTCGCGGCGGCCGTCGTGCTCGCCCAGCACCGGGACCTGGGTGCCGGCCTGCGGGCGGCCCGGCCCGGTCCCGCGGCGGCCCGCGGCTCCCTGCTCTCGGTGACGGGGCTGGCCCACCGCCTGCTCCGCGGCGCGTTCCTCGGCTGGGCGGCCGGGCTGGTGCTGTTCGGCCTGGCCTTCGGCACCCTGGCCGACTCCCTGGAGGACAGCATCGCGGACATCCCGGCGATCACCGACATGCTCGTGGTGGACCTCGACGCCCTCACCGAGTCCTTCGCCGCGGCGATGCTGTCCTACCTGGCACTGGGCGTGGTCGCGTTCGTCGTCTCGGCCGTGCTCCGGCTGCGCGGCGAGGAGGAGGCCGGGCGCACCGGGCTGGTCCTCGCCGCCGGGGTGCCGCGGCTGCGCTGGTGGCTGGGCTGGCTGGCCGTCGTCGGGGTGCAGGCGCTCCTGGCGCTGCTGCTCTCGGGGGTCGCACTGGGTGCGGGGGTCACCGCGACCACCGGCGAGACCTCCTGGACCGGCGACCTGGCCCTCGGTGCGCTCGCCTACGCCCCGGCGGTCCTGGCCGTGGGCGGGCTCACGGCCGCCCTGGTGGGGGTCGCGCCCCGGGTCGCCGGGCTGAGCTGGGCCGTGGTCGCGTACGTGGTGTTCGTGGCCTGGTTCGGCATGCTCCTGGACCTGCCCGAGTGGGCGATGAACCTCTCCCCGGTGCAGCTGACGCCGCTGCTGCCCTCCGAGGACTGGGCGGCCGCTCCCCTGCTGGGGCTGACCACGGCCGGGCTCGCACTCGTGGCGGCCGCCGCCGCGGGCTTCCGGCGCCGGGACCTGATCGGCTGA
- the nhaA gene encoding Na+/H+ antiporter NhaA, translating into MSSHDPTVRPEDHPEHRAQNHGNDTLRRGSYREALRVGEILRKETVGGLLLVAAALVAIVWANSPFADSYFALRDLEVGYEPWHLKLSLGTWAADGLLAIFFFLVGLELKREFVAGDLREFRKSVVPITAAIGGVVVPAAIYAAINLSDPETSGGWAIPTATDIAFAVAVLAIIGSHLPTALRLFLLTLAVVDDLLAITIIAVFYSEGVSVQPLLLALIPFALYLFLAQKYRRFFGLKAPAAWLILLPLGVVVWALVHEAGIHATVAGVLLGFAVPVIRSRASGGPSAGPGLAEVFEHRFRPLSAGFAVPVFAFFSAGVAVGGWEGLTSALSAPVTLGIVGGLVLGKPIGIVGATWLVTKLTRARLDPAFQWIDLVGVALLAGIGFTVSLLIAELSFVPGSLPGDQAKVAILTASVLAATLASVLLRARNRRYREIERLESVDADHDGIPDVYEEDEVREDEVRPDGRR; encoded by the coding sequence ATGTCCAGTCACGATCCCACGGTCCGCCCCGAGGACCACCCCGAGCACCGCGCGCAGAACCACGGCAACGACACGCTGCGCCGGGGCAGCTACCGGGAGGCACTGCGCGTCGGGGAGATCCTGCGCAAGGAGACCGTCGGCGGTCTGCTCCTCGTGGCGGCCGCCCTCGTCGCGATCGTCTGGGCGAACTCCCCGTTCGCGGACAGCTACTTCGCCCTGCGCGACCTCGAGGTCGGCTACGAGCCCTGGCACCTGAAGCTCAGCCTCGGCACGTGGGCGGCCGACGGCCTGCTGGCGATCTTCTTCTTCCTGGTGGGCCTGGAGCTCAAGCGCGAGTTCGTGGCCGGTGACCTGCGCGAGTTCCGCAAGTCCGTCGTGCCGATCACGGCGGCGATCGGCGGTGTCGTGGTGCCGGCCGCGATCTACGCCGCGATCAACCTCTCCGACCCCGAGACCTCCGGCGGCTGGGCCATTCCCACCGCCACCGACATCGCCTTCGCCGTGGCGGTGCTGGCCATCATCGGCTCGCACCTGCCCACCGCGCTGCGGCTGTTCCTGCTGACGCTCGCGGTGGTCGACGATCTGCTGGCCATCACCATCATCGCCGTCTTCTACTCGGAGGGCGTCTCGGTCCAGCCGCTGCTGCTGGCCCTGATCCCGTTCGCGCTGTACCTGTTCCTGGCGCAGAAGTACCGGCGGTTCTTCGGTCTCAAGGCCCCGGCCGCCTGGCTGATCCTGCTGCCCCTCGGCGTCGTCGTCTGGGCGCTCGTGCACGAGGCAGGCATCCACGCCACCGTGGCCGGCGTCCTGCTGGGCTTCGCCGTGCCGGTGATCCGCAGCCGGGCCAGCGGCGGTCCCTCGGCCGGGCCTGGCCTGGCCGAGGTCTTCGAGCACCGCTTCCGCCCGCTCTCCGCCGGGTTCGCCGTGCCGGTGTTCGCCTTCTTCTCCGCCGGCGTGGCCGTGGGCGGCTGGGAGGGCCTGACCTCCGCGCTCTCCGCGCCGGTGACGCTGGGCATCGTGGGCGGCCTGGTGCTGGGCAAGCCGATCGGCATCGTGGGCGCCACGTGGCTGGTCACCAAGCTCACGCGCGCCCGGCTCGACCCCGCCTTCCAGTGGATCGACCTCGTGGGCGTCGCCCTCCTGGCCGGCATCGGCTTCACCGTCTCCCTGCTGATCGCGGAGCTGAGCTTCGTCCCGGGCAGCCTGCCCGGCGACCAGGCCAAGGTGGCGATCCTCACCGCGTCCGTGCTGGCGGCCACGCTGGCCTCGGTGCTGCTGCGGGCGCGCAACAGGCGCTACCGCGAGATCGAGCGGCTGGAGTCGGTCGACGCCGACCACGACGGCATCCCCGACGTCTACGAGGAGGACGAGGTGCGGGAGGACGAGGTCCGGCCGGACGGCCGCCGCTGA
- a CDS encoding type 1 glutamine amidotransferase domain-containing protein, producing the protein MTTDITGKKIAFIATNGVEEPELTEPWKAVQEAGGTPVLLSPEQGSITAMQGDWDRAGSYDVDATLADATADDFDALVLPGGTLNADNVRVDQDALRLVKEFDAAGKPIAAICHAPWILIEAGLAQGRRLTSYNSLATDLKNAGADWVDEEVVVDGRLVTSRNPGDLEAFNREALKLFAG; encoded by the coding sequence ATGACCACCGACATCACCGGCAAGAAGATCGCGTTCATCGCCACGAACGGCGTCGAGGAGCCCGAGCTCACCGAGCCCTGGAAGGCCGTGCAGGAGGCCGGCGGCACTCCCGTGCTGCTGTCCCCGGAGCAGGGCAGCATCACCGCCATGCAGGGCGACTGGGACCGCGCCGGCAGCTACGACGTCGACGCCACGCTGGCCGACGCCACGGCCGATGACTTCGACGCCCTGGTCCTGCCCGGCGGCACCCTCAACGCCGACAACGTGCGCGTCGACCAGGACGCCCTGCGCCTGGTCAAGGAGTTCGACGCCGCGGGCAAGCCGATCGCGGCCATCTGCCACGCCCCCTGGATCCTCATCGAGGCGGGGCTCGCCCAGGGCCGGCGGCTCACGTCCTACAACTCCCTGGCCACGGACCTCAAGAACGCCGGCGCGGACTGGGTCGACGAGGAGGTCGTCGTCGACGGCCGGCTCGTGACCTCCCGCAACCCCGGTGACCTCGAGGCGTTCAACCGGGAGGCCCTGAAGCTGTTCGCGGGCTGA